Proteins found in one Petrotoga sibirica DSM 13575 genomic segment:
- a CDS encoding UxaA family hydrolase: MDNKILGYLRENDKVGVRNHVLIIPVDDISNSAAVAVENIIQGTLAIPHHYGRLQFGKDLDLFFNTMIGTGRNPNVAAAIVVGIEPNWTNKIAEGIAETGKPVEAFYIEKNGELKTIEKMARSAAKLVEYATNLKKELVDFSELTISLKCGESDTTSGLASNRVVGRFVENFLQENGTVLFGETTELTGAEHIIAERFKKEEERDKFLKIFNDYQELIKSQGVDLLGSQPTQGNIEGGLSTIEEKALGNIQKIGNAKIDSALDYGEFPVGKGLHFMNTSSAAAEAVTLFAAAGAVIHLFPTGQGNIIGNPVIPVLKITANPKTANFMSEHIDLNVSGLLKLNGSLNDHAENLWNKIIETANGKLVRAEILKHREFVLTKLYPSA, from the coding sequence ATGGATAACAAAATTTTGGGATATTTAAGAGAAAATGATAAAGTTGGGGTAAGAAACCACGTATTAATAATTCCTGTTGATGATATTTCCAATTCTGCTGCGGTTGCAGTGGAAAATATTATCCAAGGTACGTTAGCAATTCCACATCATTATGGAAGATTGCAATTTGGAAAAGATCTTGATTTATTCTTCAATACAATGATTGGAACAGGAAGAAATCCAAATGTGGCAGCTGCGATAGTTGTAGGAATAGAACCCAACTGGACAAATAAAATTGCTGAAGGAATAGCAGAAACAGGGAAACCTGTAGAGGCATTTTATATTGAAAAAAATGGGGAATTAAAGACTATTGAAAAGATGGCTAGATCCGCCGCCAAATTAGTAGAATATGCTACTAATTTAAAAAAAGAACTCGTTGACTTTTCTGAATTAACAATAAGTCTAAAATGTGGTGAATCCGATACAACCTCAGGTTTAGCGTCTAATCGTGTGGTGGGAAGATTTGTAGAAAATTTTCTACAAGAAAATGGAACCGTTCTTTTTGGAGAAACAACAGAATTAACTGGTGCAGAACACATAATAGCTGAGAGATTCAAAAAAGAAGAAGAAAGAGATAAATTTTTAAAAATTTTCAATGACTACCAAGAACTTATAAAATCCCAAGGTGTAGATTTGTTAGGATCACAACCAACTCAAGGTAACATAGAAGGTGGACTAAGTACAATAGAAGAAAAGGCTTTAGGAAACATTCAAAAAATTGGAAATGCTAAGATAGATAGTGCTTTAGATTACGGAGAATTCCCGGTTGGCAAAGGGTTACATTTTATGAATACATCCTCAGCAGCTGCCGAAGCAGTCACTCTGTTTGCAGCTGCAGGTGCTGTCATTCATCTCTTCCCAACAGGTCAAGGTAATATTATAGGTAATCCTGTAATTCCAGTTTTAAAAATAACAGCAAACCCCAAAACCGCTAATTTCATGTCCGAACATATCGATTTGAATGTTTCAGGCTTACTAAAACTAAACGGTTCTTTAAACGATCACGCTGAGAATTTATGGAATAAGATTATAGAAACCGCCAACGGAAAACTTGTGAGAGCAGAGATATTAAAACACAGGGAATTCGTATTAACGAAGTTATACCCAAGTGCGTGA
- the larA gene encoding nickel-dependent lactate racemase encodes MAEIIVPFGKDNIKISNIKDFDIIDVGEKRNTSLSYQQMKEKIDKFIDGISFQGMKNIAVAIPDITRPRVPIEIFQHILKRFLSSFQGNIKIFVGTGLHNYRLSDKNELIPENLVHNDKVQVFFHDARSEFNIYVGETKPGTPVFIEKDYLLSDLKISIGIVEPHQFAGFSGGAKGVVIGLGGEKTISKNHSLLIDPNSKTGLLEGNPIREDIEEAGKMIKIDYLINFVMNANNVPMEIFCGKNPESYLKAVEYLKDLVGYKIDKTYDMVITSPGGFPRDIDLYQAQKALTPATSFCKDNGIILLLAECSRGAGEENYIELIKRFKTPEKVIKNFDFDHFAVGPHKALIFAKAALNNKLFLYSTNKQLTKELKRTFINPIEDLQVFLKKEGETKSIGILPRALQLLPL; translated from the coding sequence ATGGCAGAAATAATAGTTCCTTTTGGGAAAGATAATATTAAGATAAGTAATATTAAAGATTTTGACATTATTGATGTAGGGGAAAAAAGAAACACCAGTTTAAGTTATCAACAAATGAAAGAAAAAATAGATAAATTTATAGATGGGATATCCTTTCAAGGGATGAAAAATATTGCTGTGGCGATTCCTGATATCACGAGGCCTAGAGTACCTATAGAAATTTTCCAACATATATTAAAAAGATTTTTGAGCTCCTTTCAAGGAAATATAAAAATTTTTGTTGGAACAGGATTACACAATTATCGACTTTCCGATAAAAACGAGTTGATTCCAGAAAATTTGGTTCATAATGATAAAGTACAAGTATTTTTTCATGATGCTAGATCTGAATTCAATATCTATGTAGGTGAAACTAAACCAGGAACACCAGTTTTTATCGAAAAAGATTACTTACTCAGTGATTTAAAAATATCTATAGGTATTGTCGAACCTCATCAATTTGCCGGCTTCTCCGGTGGAGCAAAAGGCGTTGTAATTGGTTTGGGAGGAGAAAAAACTATCTCAAAAAATCATTCATTGCTGATTGACCCAAATTCTAAAACGGGCTTATTAGAAGGGAACCCCATTAGAGAAGACATAGAAGAAGCAGGTAAAATGATAAAAATAGATTATTTAATAAACTTTGTTATGAATGCGAATAATGTACCTATGGAGATCTTCTGCGGGAAAAATCCTGAAAGCTATTTAAAAGCCGTAGAATATTTAAAAGATTTGGTAGGTTATAAAATTGATAAAACCTATGATATGGTTATCACCTCTCCAGGCGGATTCCCACGAGATATAGACCTTTATCAAGCTCAAAAGGCTTTAACCCCTGCAACTTCTTTCTGTAAAGACAATGGGATAATATTATTATTAGCCGAGTGCTCAAGAGGTGCAGGGGAGGAAAATTATATAGAATTAATAAAAAGATTTAAGACACCTGAAAAAGTCATTAAAAATTTTGATTTTGATCACTTCGCAGTGGGGCCACATAAGGCTTTAATATTTGCCAAAGCAGCTCTTAACAATAAATTGTTCTTATATTCCACAAACAAACAATTAACAAAAGAATTAAAAAGAACTTTCATAAACCCGATAGAAGATTTACAAGTATTTTTAAAAAAAGAAGGAGAAACCAAATCAATCGGCATTTTACCAAGAGCTTTACAGCTTTTACCACTATAG
- a CDS encoding aldehyde dehydrogenase family protein: MEMIVGGKKVNKPKTLKVYNPYNGAIVDEVPEGDAMDVENAVNLAVEGKKIMKELPLHKRVEILYNTGILLEKNEKRLSKIINEEVGKTIKDAQAEVIRTAELFKYAAEEAKRIHGETLPFTSLKGSENKRGYYILEPVGIVGAITPFNVPLSLAAHKVAPAIAAGNAVIMKPATQTPLNTIILGELLLEAGMPEKAISVLTGRGSVVGNALVKDPRIRFVSFTGSVETGENIAKNAGMKKLGLELGSNSALIVMDSANIDKAVAATVGGGFSLAGQVCISVQRVFVHEKVYDDFVDRLVSKVQSIKFGDPSKEETEMGPVIDEENAVRIIDWIEEAVSEGGKMLTGGKRDYTLVEPTVLVDTPLESNIMKKELFGPAVALRKVKDLDEAIELTNESVYGLQAGIFTQNIKEAFFAAEKIEAGGVMINEGPRYRADFMPYGGYKKSGIGREGIKFAIEEMSELKVICFDIGE; the protein is encoded by the coding sequence ATGGAGATGATTGTTGGTGGCAAAAAGGTTAATAAACCAAAGACTTTAAAAGTTTACAATCCTTACAATGGTGCAATTGTTGATGAAGTACCCGAAGGCGATGCTATGGATGTAGAAAACGCAGTTAATTTAGCTGTCGAAGGAAAAAAGATTATGAAAGAACTCCCATTGCACAAAAGGGTGGAAATTCTATATAATACTGGAATTTTACTAGAAAAAAATGAAAAAAGGTTGTCCAAAATAATAAACGAAGAAGTAGGCAAGACTATAAAAGACGCTCAAGCGGAGGTTATAAGGACAGCCGAATTATTCAAATATGCCGCAGAAGAAGCAAAAAGAATCCATGGAGAAACGCTTCCTTTTACATCTTTAAAAGGTTCAGAAAACAAAAGAGGTTATTACATTTTAGAACCCGTAGGAATAGTTGGAGCAATAACTCCTTTTAATGTTCCTTTATCATTAGCGGCTCACAAAGTAGCTCCTGCCATAGCAGCAGGAAATGCAGTTATAATGAAACCAGCTACTCAAACACCTTTAAACACTATAATCTTAGGGGAACTATTGTTAGAAGCCGGAATGCCTGAAAAAGCGATTAGTGTTTTAACTGGTAGGGGAAGCGTAGTAGGGAATGCTTTAGTAAAAGATCCAAGAATAAGATTTGTTAGTTTTACAGGTAGCGTTGAAACTGGTGAAAATATTGCAAAAAATGCTGGAATGAAAAAACTAGGATTAGAATTAGGTTCTAACTCTGCACTTATCGTAATGGATTCTGCAAATATTGATAAGGCTGTAGCTGCTACTGTTGGAGGAGGTTTTTCTTTAGCAGGACAGGTATGTATATCCGTTCAACGAGTTTTTGTACATGAAAAAGTTTACGATGATTTTGTTGATAGGTTAGTTTCAAAAGTTCAAAGTATAAAATTTGGTGATCCATCGAAGGAAGAAACTGAAATGGGGCCTGTAATTGACGAAGAAAATGCCGTTAGAATTATTGATTGGATAGAGGAAGCAGTATCTGAAGGTGGAAAAATGTTAACCGGAGGAAAAAGGGATTACACATTGGTAGAACCAACTGTTTTGGTTGATACCCCTCTCGAAAGCAACATCATGAAAAAAGAACTTTTTGGCCCAGCGGTAGCTTTGAGAAAAGTAAAAGATTTAGATGAGGCAATTGAATTGACAAATGAAAGTGTTTACGGATTACAAGCAGGTATATTCACCCAAAACATTAAAGAAGCATTTTTTGCCGCTGAAAAAATAGAAGCCGGTGGAGTGATGATAAACGAAGGGCCACGTTATAGGGCTGATTTTATGCCCTATGGTGGATACAAAAAAAGCGGAATAGGGCGAGAAGGAATAAAATTCGCAATCGAAGAAATGTCTGAGTTAAAAGTAATCTGCTTTGATATTGGAGAGTGA
- a CDS encoding L-fucose/L-arabinose isomerase family protein: MREKINLGLVGFVRSTYDADKGNEIYETAVKELEKKIENINLFGWKGVIEYPEELDEVINFFNAKNLDGFILMSATFHLGQLALKVAKNMKIPLLIWALPEPPYNGGRVRLNSLVGAHLDCSNLYKSGFNNYEFIYGDLEEEPFINKINAWIDSLRIIKKWSNTKIGYIGSHAQGFYNIDVYEPDIIKEIGAEIEYIPLNDLFFKKAKEQEILEEAKNINNIYNYGDNMTDDRLEKVANLSLTFKDLEKSKNYAGMAIRCWPEFANTYGISPCAAMSYFMPEHIPVACEGDIEGSLGMIAYKAIGCDEIFLADVSQLFEKEDSFLLWHCGVAPYNTWDQKSEKTLDTYFAGGKGVTVGFVLKPGPVTISRIDYSRGKFRLLVFEGEALPMDKELKGTFVKVRVPNAKKIFETMVSKGVAHHVVLGYGNYAQTLKNVAKIKNWEIIE; this comes from the coding sequence ATGAGAGAAAAAATAAATTTGGGTTTGGTTGGTTTTGTTAGAAGTACCTACGATGCCGATAAAGGTAATGAAATTTACGAAACAGCTGTAAAAGAACTAGAGAAAAAAATTGAAAATATAAACTTATTTGGTTGGAAAGGTGTTATAGAATATCCAGAAGAACTTGACGAAGTCATAAATTTTTTTAACGCAAAAAATTTAGATGGTTTTATCCTAATGAGTGCCACTTTTCATTTGGGACAATTAGCTTTAAAAGTGGCAAAAAACATGAAGATTCCTTTGCTAATTTGGGCATTACCCGAGCCCCCATATAATGGAGGAAGAGTAAGGTTGAACTCTTTAGTTGGTGCTCATTTAGATTGTTCTAACCTTTACAAATCGGGGTTTAATAATTATGAATTCATTTATGGTGATCTAGAAGAAGAACCTTTCATAAATAAAATAAACGCTTGGATAGATTCCTTAAGAATAATAAAAAAATGGTCTAATACTAAAATAGGTTATATAGGAAGTCATGCACAAGGTTTTTATAATATAGATGTTTACGAACCAGATATCATAAAAGAAATAGGTGCTGAAATTGAATACATCCCATTGAATGATCTCTTTTTTAAAAAAGCAAAGGAACAAGAAATTTTAGAAGAAGCGAAAAACATTAATAATATTTACAACTATGGAGACAATATGACAGACGACAGATTGGAAAAGGTAGCAAATTTATCGTTGACTTTTAAAGATCTGGAAAAGTCAAAAAATTATGCTGGAATGGCCATCAGATGTTGGCCAGAGTTTGCTAACACTTATGGCATATCCCCTTGCGCAGCTATGTCGTACTTTATGCCCGAACATATCCCAGTAGCTTGTGAAGGTGATATTGAAGGTTCTTTAGGGATGATCGCTTATAAAGCTATAGGTTGTGATGAAATTTTTCTCGCCGATGTGAGTCAACTTTTTGAGAAAGAGGATTCCTTCTTACTTTGGCATTGTGGGGTTGCACCTTACAATACCTGGGATCAAAAGTCCGAAAAAACATTAGACACTTATTTTGCTGGTGGAAAAGGAGTAACGGTAGGTTTTGTATTAAAACCAGGACCTGTTACTATTTCCAGAATAGACTATTCAAGAGGAAAATTCCGTTTGTTAGTCTTTGAAGGCGAAGCTTTACCGATGGACAAAGAGCTCAAAGGAACGTTTGTAAAAGTTAGGGTTCCAAATGCTAAAAAAATTTTTGAAACAATGGTTTCTAAGGGTGTTGCGCACCATGTAGTGTTGGGATATGGTAATTACGCACAAACACTTAAAAATGTCGCCAAAATAAAAAATTGGGAAATAATCGAATAA
- a CDS encoding alpha-glucosidase, translated as MEIKELDNNIKVFVNNFELINTQEISYGKGSPHIKEHQGHFKIKENPKILGKGDCKIETNLLSENILEMTIQVPEEYNRINIKLNTSKSEKIFGGGEQYTHLNLKGKKFPIWVQEQGVGRGYDLISIVTRFKGVSGSWYTTYFPSPIFLSTLGYAIIFETYSPMVVDLKGKSSNFEVWDKTVKLVIIEGDSLKKLSKEVRKYFNTDHTLPNWIHGTLIASQGGTKEIDKKVDLLIKNEVPLTAVWSQDWSGTNITSFGRQVYWNWEYDKKSYPQLPEKIKELNKKGIKFLSYINPFLIEGSRLYNIAKEKDYFVKNSSGEIYKIYVTTFPAGLIDLTNKRAYEWYKEVIKNNIINIGTSGWMADFGEYLPVDAVLFSGEDAIKYHNKYPVDWAKLNYEAIKESEKKDLIFFMRSGFLDSVSYCPIYWAGDQNVNWSKSDGIASVIPAALSLGFSGVEFTHWDTGGYTSLLWMKRTPELFMRWVELSAFSLIMRTHEGNRPDNNVQFDTNRGILKHFIWMTNVHYMLKDYLKNEILKSKLEKLPVIRHICLNYPKDPQSYLQQYEYLLGEDLLIAPILHKGSTERELYLPRDNWIHLWSQKNYEGGEYVRIKSNLGFIPVFIRKESPYLNEILSKIDEVKKKFKIDEKSFKP; from the coding sequence ATGGAAATAAAAGAACTTGATAACAATATAAAAGTCTTCGTTAACAATTTTGAGCTTATAAATACTCAAGAGATTAGTTATGGGAAAGGTTCACCGCATATCAAAGAACATCAAGGACATTTTAAAATAAAAGAAAACCCGAAAATATTGGGAAAAGGTGACTGTAAAATAGAAACAAATTTACTTTCTGAAAATATATTAGAAATGACCATCCAAGTCCCAGAGGAATATAACAGAATAAACATTAAACTTAACACTTCTAAAAGTGAAAAGATATTTGGAGGGGGTGAGCAGTATACCCACTTAAACCTAAAAGGGAAAAAATTTCCCATATGGGTACAAGAACAAGGGGTAGGAAGAGGATATGATTTAATATCCATAGTCACTAGATTTAAAGGTGTGAGTGGAAGTTGGTATACAACTTACTTTCCTTCCCCTATTTTTCTATCCACTTTGGGGTATGCGATAATATTTGAAACGTACTCTCCAATGGTAGTTGATTTAAAAGGTAAAAGCTCAAATTTTGAAGTTTGGGATAAAACAGTAAAATTGGTAATAATCGAAGGGGATAGTCTAAAGAAATTATCGAAAGAAGTGAGAAAATATTTTAATACCGATCACACCCTTCCAAATTGGATTCATGGTACATTGATTGCCTCACAAGGAGGCACAAAAGAAATAGACAAAAAAGTCGATCTGTTGATAAAAAATGAAGTCCCTCTTACCGCTGTGTGGAGTCAAGATTGGTCAGGTACCAATATTACATCCTTTGGAAGACAAGTTTATTGGAATTGGGAATACGATAAGAAATCATATCCTCAACTTCCAGAAAAAATAAAGGAACTAAATAAAAAAGGTATAAAATTCCTCTCTTACATTAATCCCTTTTTGATTGAAGGAAGCAGATTATACAATATTGCCAAAGAAAAAGATTATTTTGTCAAAAATTCTTCAGGAGAAATATATAAAATATATGTAACTACATTTCCTGCAGGACTTATAGATCTAACTAATAAAAGAGCCTACGAATGGTATAAAGAAGTTATAAAAAACAACATTATAAATATCGGAACATCTGGGTGGATGGCAGATTTTGGAGAATATCTTCCGGTAGACGCTGTTTTATTTTCTGGAGAAGATGCAATTAAATATCATAATAAATACCCTGTAGATTGGGCAAAATTAAACTATGAAGCAATAAAAGAATCAGAAAAAAAAGATTTAATCTTCTTTATGAGATCGGGTTTCTTAGATTCAGTATCTTACTGTCCTATTTATTGGGCAGGAGATCAAAACGTCAATTGGAGCAAAAGTGATGGAATCGCCTCGGTTATTCCTGCAGCGTTAAGCCTTGGCTTTAGTGGTGTGGAATTCACTCACTGGGATACAGGGGGTTATACTTCGTTATTGTGGATGAAGAGAACTCCAGAACTTTTTATGAGATGGGTTGAATTGAGTGCTTTTTCTTTAATCATGAGAACTCACGAAGGAAACAGACCTGACAACAACGTGCAGTTTGATACCAATAGGGGAATTTTAAAACATTTTATCTGGATGACTAATGTACATTATATGTTAAAAGATTATTTGAAAAACGAAATACTCAAAAGTAAATTGGAAAAATTACCTGTAATACGACACATTTGTCTAAATTATCCAAAAGATCCGCAGAGTTATTTACAACAATATGAGTATTTATTAGGAGAAGATTTGCTAATAGCTCCAATTTTACATAAAGGATCAACAGAAAGAGAATTATATTTACCTCGGGATAATTGGATTCACCTCTGGAGCCAAAAAAACTACGAGGGTGGAGAATATGTAAGAATAAAATCTAATTTAGGTTTTATACCTGTTTTTATCAGAAAAGAGTCTCCTTATCTGAACGAGATTCTTTCTAAAATTGATGAGGTAAAGAAAAAGTTCAAAATAGACGAAAAAAGTTTTAAACCTTAG
- a CDS encoding DEAD/DEAH box helicase codes for MGGKYVFGKSWWGKKWVEALKNIDSDTNRLPRGRSYAKKGAVLEIKIQKNSVISARVQGTRPNPYREKIALPSFTKEEKEKIKKVLNERLDLSAMLIGGNLPEELLDITKNMGIKLFPQSWNEIDAHCSCPDWANPCKHLAAIYYIIADEIDKDPFLIFEMHGMKKKDLIEIAKETEKTSDSIFTDKKEEPTKPMEQPDPSYEKYEIEKVINLLPDEAYFYDGKNFKNLLLRMYNQLSKAINEEDGRVDEEFNPYFKETDIKFIYSPITPNIIFEGEPLEELECKKEKGYYTVHYEDLFDLLGSIPLVETDEDSEASLFLKRLVSFVYKLIDMKAFIPTPQKINREDFVIDYSPVYFNDYVRDYVNYLSSIVPGDLVINEKGQYMKRDKIVEYLVSQYIKYLIKKYYKSEVKNKITDVFFESKVYTTQKFEEKRTYKSIKNYLEPLLLRQSKYQLVISIEDMGELFFNLSLDIYRKDEPFDTYQDIKTFFESQEDGKSEVLKEIVTIAKYAEFFGEFLKKKSSKIMVNTEQLSEIMINAMPILKLLNVEILAPKGLQKVSRPKLALKANSTGSHVSFLSLSKLIRFNYAVLIGDSEISLEEFEKLTERSKGIVKIKENYVFLGANEFEAIMEKVKNINLTSDFETLKVILSQEMNGLPVILDNNLQKFLEELRKVSPVRLPKNLNAELRHYQKTGFRWLYTNLEKGFNVCIADDMGLGKTIQVISVILKMKEEKSLENPVLVVCPTTLVGNWYKECEKFAPTLNVSIYHGSDRKFEDNSDVIITTYSVVRNDVEFLMKKEFSMVVIDEAQNIKNSDTQQTKAVKALRAPKRLAMTGTPIENRLTELWSLYDFLMSGYLGGKNRFVETFAKPIEKYGDTTATKRLQSLINPFLIRRIKTDKNIIKDLPEKFTYDEYVYLKPSQIALYKEVVEHVQEELEKMEADGIQRKGLILKMLTSLKQICNHPVNYTKKGAPLPDDSGKTEKLLDLLQNILDNNEKVVLFTQYKEMGDILTKILTDNIKIEPLFFHGGLNRKKRDEMINDFQTKHRYPIMILSLKAGGTGLNLTAANHVIHYDLWWNPAVESQATDRTFRIGQTKDVIVHRFITLETFEERINEMLEKKKELSENIIKTGESWITELSNQEIKNLFKLDN; via the coding sequence ATGGGAGGAAAATACGTTTTTGGAAAGAGTTGGTGGGGTAAAAAATGGGTAGAGGCCTTGAAAAATATCGATAGTGATACTAACAGGTTGCCACGAGGTAGAAGTTATGCAAAAAAAGGGGCGGTTTTGGAGATTAAAATTCAAAAAAACTCTGTAATATCAGCAAGGGTTCAAGGTACGAGGCCAAATCCTTATAGGGAAAAGATAGCTTTACCTTCTTTTACGAAAGAAGAGAAAGAAAAAATCAAAAAGGTACTAAACGAAAGATTAGACCTTTCTGCTATGTTAATTGGTGGGAACCTTCCCGAAGAACTTTTAGATATTACCAAAAATATGGGAATAAAGTTGTTCCCACAAAGTTGGAATGAGATAGATGCACATTGTTCATGTCCTGATTGGGCAAATCCTTGTAAACATTTGGCAGCCATTTACTATATTATAGCAGATGAGATAGACAAGGACCCTTTTTTGATCTTCGAAATGCACGGCATGAAAAAGAAAGATTTAATAGAAATCGCTAAAGAGACAGAAAAAACTTCTGATTCTATCTTTACAGATAAAAAGGAAGAACCTACCAAACCGATGGAACAACCAGATCCTTCGTATGAAAAATATGAGATAGAAAAGGTTATAAACCTACTACCTGATGAAGCCTATTTTTACGATGGAAAGAATTTTAAAAACCTTCTGTTGAGAATGTACAATCAATTATCAAAGGCGATAAACGAAGAAGATGGAAGGGTAGATGAAGAGTTCAACCCATATTTCAAAGAAACTGATATTAAATTTATTTATTCTCCCATTACTCCCAATATAATTTTTGAAGGTGAACCGTTAGAAGAATTAGAATGCAAAAAAGAAAAGGGCTATTATACGGTGCATTATGAAGATTTATTCGATTTATTGGGATCTATACCTCTTGTGGAAACTGATGAGGACAGTGAAGCATCGCTATTTTTAAAAAGATTGGTTTCTTTCGTATACAAGCTTATCGATATGAAGGCATTTATTCCCACTCCACAAAAGATAAACAGAGAAGATTTTGTTATCGATTACTCACCTGTTTACTTTAACGATTATGTAAGGGATTACGTTAATTATTTGAGTTCTATCGTCCCCGGGGACCTAGTAATCAATGAAAAAGGTCAGTATATGAAAAGGGACAAGATCGTTGAGTACCTTGTATCCCAGTACATCAAATATCTCATAAAAAAGTATTACAAATCGGAAGTGAAGAATAAAATAACCGATGTGTTCTTTGAATCCAAAGTGTACACCACCCAAAAATTTGAAGAAAAAAGAACCTACAAAAGTATAAAGAACTATCTTGAACCTTTACTTTTGAGGCAAAGCAAGTATCAATTGGTTATTAGTATAGAAGATATGGGAGAGTTGTTTTTCAACCTATCACTCGATATCTACCGAAAAGATGAGCCTTTTGATACTTACCAAGATATAAAAACTTTCTTTGAAAGCCAAGAAGATGGAAAGTCAGAGGTCTTGAAAGAGATTGTAACTATTGCAAAATACGCTGAATTTTTTGGTGAGTTTTTAAAGAAGAAAAGTTCTAAAATAATGGTCAATACGGAACAGTTATCGGAAATAATGATAAATGCCATGCCCATATTGAAACTACTGAACGTTGAAATACTAGCTCCAAAAGGGCTTCAAAAGGTTTCAAGACCAAAACTTGCCCTAAAAGCGAATTCTACAGGCAGTCACGTATCCTTTTTATCTTTGTCCAAGCTCATACGATTCAATTACGCTGTACTAATAGGCGATTCGGAAATTTCACTTGAAGAGTTTGAAAAGTTGACGGAAAGATCAAAAGGAATAGTTAAGATAAAAGAAAATTACGTGTTTTTAGGTGCCAACGAGTTTGAAGCTATTATGGAAAAGGTCAAGAATATAAACTTAACCTCAGACTTTGAAACTTTGAAAGTTATACTTTCACAAGAGATGAACGGTCTTCCCGTGATATTAGATAACAACCTTCAAAAGTTTTTAGAAGAGTTGAGAAAAGTTTCTCCGGTAAGATTGCCAAAAAATCTTAATGCAGAGTTAAGGCATTATCAGAAAACTGGATTCAGATGGTTGTACACGAACTTAGAAAAAGGTTTCAACGTCTGTATAGCAGATGATATGGGGTTAGGTAAAACGATCCAAGTTATTTCTGTAATTCTCAAAATGAAGGAAGAAAAATCGTTAGAAAATCCAGTTTTAGTGGTTTGTCCAACGACACTTGTTGGGAATTGGTATAAGGAGTGTGAAAAATTTGCACCTACTTTGAATGTAAGCATTTACCATGGAAGCGATAGAAAGTTCGAAGATAATTCTGATGTGATTATAACGACATACAGTGTAGTAAGAAACGACGTTGAATTTCTAATGAAAAAAGAATTTTCAATGGTTGTTATAGACGAAGCACAAAACATAAAAAATTCAGATACACAACAAACCAAAGCGGTAAAAGCCCTCCGTGCTCCAAAGAGGCTCGCAATGACAGGAACCCCCATAGAAAACAGATTAACCGAATTATGGAGTTTGTACGATTTTCTTATGTCTGGATATTTGGGTGGGAAGAATCGTTTTGTAGAAACCTTCGCAAAACCTATTGAAAAATACGGGGATACAACGGCAACCAAAAGATTACAAAGTTTGATAAACCCATTCTTGATAAGAAGAATTAAAACTGATAAAAATATCATAAAAGACCTTCCGGAAAAGTTCACATATGACGAATATGTATACTTAAAACCTTCACAAATTGCGCTTTACAAAGAGGTTGTTGAACACGTACAAGAAGAGTTAGAAAAAATGGAAGCTGACGGTATACAAAGAAAAGGATTAATACTTAAAATGTTGACTTCACTCAAGCAGATCTGCAATCATCCTGTTAACTACACTAAAAAAGGAGCCCCTTTACCGGATGATTCTGGTAAAACAGAGAAATTATTGGACCTACTTCAAAATATTTTAGACAACAACGAAAAAGTAGTACTTTTCACTCAATACAAAGAGATGGGAGATATATTAACAAAGATACTAACAGACAACATTAAGATAGAACCTCTATTTTTTCATGGAGGGCTCAACAGGAAAAAGAGAGACGAAATGATAAACGACTTTCAAACAAAGCATAGATATCCAATTATGATCCTGTCTTTAAAAGCTGGGGGTACGGGATTAAATTTGACTGCTGCGAATCACGTTATACATTACGATCTCTGGTGGAACCCTGCTGTGGAGAGTCAGGCAACAGATAGAACTTTCAGGATTGGTCAAACAAAAGACGTGATAGTTCACAGATTCATCACCTTAGAAACATTTGAAGAGAGAATAAATGAAATGCTCGAAAAAAAGAAAGAGTTATCTGAAAATATCATAAAAACGGGAGAAAGTTGGATAACTGAGTTATCCAACCAGGAGATAAAGAACTTATTTAAATTGGATAACTAA